The proteins below are encoded in one region of Legionella antarctica:
- a CDS encoding SDR family NAD(P)-dependent oxidoreductase: MTGNIVLITGCSSGIGFDTVFALQKRGHRVIASCRKIEDVHELSSKGVETLLLDVNDSTSIQKAFSLLLSMTSGRLDVLINNAGYAQAGALEDITRDVLRNQFETNVFGLLELINLVIPVMRQQGHGRIINISSVLGIISMPFRGAYNASKYAVEGLSDTLRLELHASGIHVVTIEPGPIESRFRDNSVDNTLQNIDMKNGYFQKQYEGMLTNYKQAKANSFFTRKTDSVIKKLVHAIEAKNPRAKYPVTFPAHLFIFLKRVLSTRLLDKIFLFLSKKELSS; the protein is encoded by the coding sequence ATGACGGGTAATATAGTTTTAATCACCGGATGTTCGAGCGGTATTGGTTTCGATACAGTTTTTGCTTTACAGAAAAGAGGCCATCGAGTCATAGCATCCTGTAGAAAAATTGAAGATGTACACGAGTTATCATCCAAAGGGGTTGAAACTCTACTTCTAGATGTAAACGATTCTACATCAATTCAGAAGGCGTTCTCTTTGTTATTAAGTATGACGTCAGGACGATTGGATGTCTTGATTAATAACGCAGGGTACGCACAGGCAGGAGCTTTAGAGGATATCACTCGTGATGTGTTGCGCAACCAATTTGAGACTAACGTATTCGGTCTTCTGGAGTTAATTAATTTAGTTATTCCGGTGATGCGTCAGCAAGGTCACGGGCGGATTATAAATATTAGTTCAGTACTGGGTATTATCAGTATGCCTTTTCGTGGTGCATATAATGCTTCAAAATATGCAGTTGAGGGTTTAAGCGATACCTTAAGGCTCGAATTACATGCTTCTGGCATTCATGTTGTTACTATTGAGCCTGGACCGATAGAAAGTCGGTTTAGGGATAATTCGGTGGACAATACATTACAGAATATTGATATGAAAAACGGCTATTTCCAAAAACAATATGAGGGCATGCTTACAAACTATAAACAAGCCAAAGCGAACTCTTTTTTTACTAGAAAAACTGATAGCGTAATTAAGAAATTAGTCCACGCTATTGAAGCAAAAAATCCGCGTGCGAAATATCCGGTGACTTTTCCGGCTCATTTATTTATTTTTTTAAAACGTGTATTGAGTACGAGACTACTCGATAAAATATTTTTGTTTTTGTCAAAAAAAGAATTATCCTCCTAA
- the dsbD gene encoding protein-disulfide reductase DsbD, translated as MRTSIKLLSIMMLMLLANMGWSTTPGFGSSNPDTVLHFIQGNNAFVYLSAFFGLGVLLAFTPCVLPMVPILSGIIVGQKSLSTPKAFKLSLSYVIGMAITYAGAGMLAGLMGSTIQTLMQRPLVILLFSVIFIIMALSMFGLFELRVPSGLTGRMNRLGHTGAKQNYVSVALMGVLSTLVVSPCVTAPLIGVLSYIGQNGQVLMGGLILFVMALGMGIPLLIVGSGYGSLLPKTGSWMIKIKCFFGLMMLGMAIWMLSRILDGAIVKILWAALLIIGSISLGSLQSQKNKKGLFFQGIGVLAIIYGGIIIYGLFFPVKPVPQSMASGNQFIKVSSLSDVKLQLELAKKNHKVAFVEFSASWCGDCQDMDSKVFSQPQIIQAMSGLVSIKVDMSGKSKEVAEIKKTFAIYGTPTMLFFDTHGTQITALDAAGFVPELSMLDLLNKARLSS; from the coding sequence ATGAGAACATCAATTAAATTGCTTAGCATTATGATGCTGATGCTACTTGCTAATATGGGCTGGTCTACAACACCTGGTTTTGGGAGCTCTAATCCAGACACGGTCTTGCATTTTATTCAAGGTAACAATGCTTTTGTTTACTTGAGTGCTTTTTTTGGTTTGGGTGTATTGTTAGCCTTTACACCTTGTGTTCTGCCTATGGTACCTATTTTATCAGGAATCATTGTCGGACAAAAATCTCTGTCTACACCAAAAGCTTTTAAGTTATCCCTAAGCTATGTAATCGGCATGGCTATAACATATGCTGGAGCAGGAATGTTAGCAGGGTTAATGGGTAGTACTATCCAGACTTTGATGCAACGTCCCTTAGTGATCCTTTTGTTTAGTGTGATTTTTATTATTATGGCTTTATCAATGTTTGGACTTTTTGAATTAAGAGTTCCATCTGGTTTGACAGGCAGGATGAACAGATTAGGCCACACTGGTGCCAAACAAAACTATGTTTCTGTAGCACTAATGGGGGTGTTATCCACCCTGGTTGTTTCTCCGTGTGTTACAGCACCCTTAATTGGAGTTTTAAGTTATATTGGCCAAAATGGTCAGGTATTAATGGGGGGCTTAATTTTGTTTGTAATGGCATTAGGAATGGGTATCCCCTTACTTATTGTAGGCTCTGGTTATGGCTCTTTACTCCCGAAAACAGGCTCATGGATGATAAAAATCAAGTGTTTTTTTGGTTTGATGATGTTGGGAATGGCTATCTGGATGCTTTCAAGAATCCTGGATGGAGCAATAGTGAAAATTTTATGGGCAGCTTTACTAATCATTGGAAGTATTAGTTTAGGAAGTCTACAATCGCAAAAAAATAAAAAAGGCCTTTTTTTTCAAGGTATTGGAGTCTTGGCAATCATTTATGGAGGGATTATTATTTATGGGCTTTTTTTTCCTGTTAAGCCAGTTCCACAGAGTATGGCTTCAGGAAATCAATTTATTAAGGTCAGCAGCCTCAGCGATGTAAAGCTTCAGTTAGAATTGGCTAAAAAAAATCATAAAGTAGCTTTCGTTGAGTTTTCAGCGAGTTGGTGTGGTGATTGCCAGGACATGGACTCAAAAGTATTTAGCCAGCCTCAAATAATACAAGCGATGTCTGGGTTAGTTAGTATTAAGGTAGACATGAGTGGGAAGAGTAAAGAAGTAGCGGAGATCAAAAAAACCTTTGCAATTTACGGTACTCCAACAATGCTTTTTTTTGATACTCATGGCACACAAATTACTGCATTGGATGCTGCAGGATTTGTACCCGAACTATCCATGCTTGATTTATTAAATAAAGCACGGCTATCATCCTGA
- a CDS encoding DUF6969 family protein, whose product MQTNSEFALPELSKWHQKIYLGYATQVLEAQQQMTTNKGKNILHHTLKKKRRHERMSHYPKGDRIDHSTGSQYFYHCHRENFESSEHGHFHCFIRYKHIPKRIKPALLADWDVYIDNPITHLVAIGMNQFGQPIRLFTVNRWVTSEVWYDAKHIDYFLKRYKMTLIDDPYWQVLDKWVEGMIHLFAPQISWLHHERDKQIQKHQVTNETSNPYTDYNIEELSAINIDLKKQIEWIIN is encoded by the coding sequence ATGCAGACTAATTCAGAATTTGCTTTGCCGGAGTTAAGTAAATGGCATCAGAAAATTTATCTGGGGTATGCGACTCAGGTCTTGGAAGCACAGCAACAAATGACTACCAATAAAGGTAAAAATATTTTACATCATACGCTTAAAAAAAAGCGCAGGCATGAGCGAATGAGTCATTATCCTAAAGGTGATCGTATTGATCACAGCACTGGTTCCCAATACTTTTATCATTGTCATAGAGAAAATTTTGAAAGTTCAGAACACGGTCATTTCCACTGTTTTATCAGATATAAGCACATTCCAAAACGCATAAAGCCAGCTTTATTAGCAGATTGGGATGTTTATATAGACAATCCTATAACTCACCTGGTAGCCATAGGCATGAATCAATTTGGACAACCGATACGACTATTTACTGTCAATCGTTGGGTTACCTCTGAAGTTTGGTATGACGCGAAACATATCGATTATTTTCTCAAACGCTACAAGATGACTTTAATTGATGATCCCTATTGGCAGGTTTTAGATAAGTGGGTGGAAGGCATGATTCACTTGTTTGCTCCTCAGATTTCCTGGTTACATCACGAACGTGATAAGCAAATACAAAAACATCAGGTAACGAATGAAACCAGTAATCCCTACACAGATTATAACATTGAAGAACTTTCAGCGATAAATATCGATTTAAAAAAACAGATTGAATGGATAATTAATTGA
- a CDS encoding transposase — MSKKRAYYTAAKKAKITLAAIEGKLTQAQITSEYGVHATQVKTWKQSAIKAINDLFSGANEKEAKSQEQLVEALYQEIGRLQAQLSWLKKKHEL, encoded by the coding sequence ATGTCTAAAAAGCGAGCTTATTATACGGCGGCCAAGAAGGCAAAAATAACGCTAGCTGCGATTGAGGGGAAACTCACACAAGCGCAAATTACCAGTGAATACGGTGTTCACGCAACGCAGGTAAAAACTTGGAAGCAATCGGCCATCAAAGCCATTAACGATTTATTCTCTGGGGCTAATGAAAAAGAAGCCAAGTCCCAAGAGCAGCTTGTTGAGGCATTATATCAAGAAATTGGTCGACTTCAAGCGCAGCTATCTTGGCTAAAAAAAAAGCATGAACTTTAG
- a CDS encoding IS3 family transposase, whose protein sequence is MNFSLDEKRVMIDPLAELTIREQCLLLDLPVSSYYYSAKPISVEDEALMALLDEHYLQYPCEGKIKRARWLSKEVGYPVGKRRVKKLMEMMGLSTVYPKPNTSVPNKEHEVFPYLLKEVDITKPNQVWAADITYIRMKGKHVYLVAIMDWYSRYVIGWAISPTMEAEFCIEALRNALLHSRCEIFNTDQGSQFTSKDWINTLKSHHISISMDGRGRYLDNIFIERLWRSVKQEKIYRYDFDTIEEVELALTEYFEYYNNRRLHQSFNYLTPAEVYYGRKRP, encoded by the coding sequence ATGAACTTTAGTCTGGATGAAAAGCGCGTCATGATTGATCCTCTTGCCGAGCTCACCATTCGTGAACAATGCTTGCTATTAGACTTGCCTGTTTCAAGTTATTATTATAGTGCCAAGCCCATTTCTGTCGAAGATGAAGCGCTTATGGCGCTACTTGATGAGCACTATCTGCAGTATCCATGTGAAGGTAAAATTAAGCGGGCAAGATGGCTGTCAAAAGAAGTAGGCTATCCTGTTGGTAAACGTCGAGTAAAAAAGTTGATGGAAATGATGGGGTTATCGACTGTTTACCCAAAGCCAAATACAAGCGTTCCCAATAAGGAGCATGAGGTGTTCCCTTATTTATTAAAAGAGGTGGATATCACCAAACCAAATCAGGTTTGGGCCGCAGATATCACCTACATCCGCATGAAAGGAAAGCATGTGTATTTAGTAGCTATTATGGACTGGTATAGTCGTTATGTGATTGGATGGGCTATTTCACCTACTATGGAGGCTGAATTTTGTATTGAGGCGCTTAGAAACGCTTTGCTGCATTCGCGTTGTGAGATCTTTAACACGGATCAGGGTTCTCAATTTACCTCAAAAGATTGGATAAATACGCTAAAATCTCACCACATTTCTATCAGCATGGATGGGCGAGGACGTTATTTAGATAATATATTTATCGAGCGATTGTGGCGTAGTGTTAAGCAAGAAAAAATCTACCGGTATGATTTTGATACAATTGAAGAGGTTGAGCTGGCCTTAACGGAGTATTTTGAGTATTATAATAACCGAAGGCTTCACCAGTCCTTTAATTATTTAACGCCCGCAGAGGTGTATTATGGCCGGAAAAGACCATAA
- a CDS encoding DUF4158 domain-containing protein, which produces MLGYFKAKQQFYKFNLGQDNNSQFILGKYFGERLLGLTGQIDFKTYQKQKTDILLLFGFKDWQPMHESKIQLHLSELIKLYPKGHDALRQLLNYFSSQQIVLPSYRTIQDMFTNAYSMEDARLDELISVIPESKKEQLSVLINKEDGITPLNVIRLDQKNFKYKAIKAEVDKALGLVELYDFAKNFLPRLKISKNSIRYYADLAEQYAASRLRRLSKPQQWLQALCFVYHRYQQIMDHLITSFIYHTRGIMNEGKIYAEKAMTEHSSGLVVDLPKLARFLKWFPNRKQNLTHDELNHQAYNILPEEQFPALAQFLEGSVFDKKAAKWAFYLESSRQIALYLRPIMLAVPLVFYKKDSDIMKLIDLLKKHYGADKSPSSFKLTRIWRTPSLKQ; this is translated from the coding sequence TTGCTTGGCTATTTTAAGGCCAAGCAACAGTTTTATAAATTTAATTTAGGCCAAGATAATAACTCACAATTTATTTTAGGAAAATATTTCGGGGAACGCCTACTGGGACTTACAGGTCAAATCGATTTTAAAACTTATCAAAAACAAAAAACTGATATTCTCTTGTTGTTTGGCTTTAAAGATTGGCAGCCAATGCATGAGTCCAAAATTCAGCTTCATTTAAGTGAGTTGATCAAACTTTACCCTAAAGGACATGATGCTCTACGACAATTATTAAACTACTTTAGTAGTCAACAGATTGTTTTACCTTCGTATCGCACCATACAGGATATGTTTACCAATGCATATTCAATGGAAGATGCTCGACTTGATGAACTTATTTCAGTTATTCCAGAATCAAAAAAAGAACAACTGTCGGTTTTAATCAATAAAGAGGATGGGATAACTCCATTGAATGTAATACGGTTGGATCAGAAGAATTTTAAATATAAGGCTATCAAGGCTGAGGTAGATAAGGCATTGGGACTTGTCGAATTATATGATTTTGCAAAAAACTTCCTCCCAAGACTCAAAATATCCAAGAATTCTATTCGCTATTATGCTGATTTAGCGGAACAATACGCTGCTTCTAGGCTCAGACGTTTAAGTAAGCCACAACAATGGCTTCAAGCTCTGTGTTTTGTATATCATCGTTATCAACAAATTATGGATCACTTAATTACCAGCTTTATATATCACACCAGAGGTATAATGAATGAGGGTAAAATATATGCTGAAAAGGCAATGACTGAGCATAGTTCTGGTTTAGTTGTTGACTTACCAAAATTGGCTCGATTTCTAAAATGGTTTCCAAATCGCAAGCAGAATTTAACCCATGATGAGCTAAACCACCAAGCTTATAATATTTTACCAGAGGAACAGTTCCCTGCCCTTGCACAATTTTTGGAAGGCAGTGTATTTGATAAAAAAGCAGCTAAATGGGCATTTTATCTGGAATCATCAAGGCAAATTGCATTGTATCTCCGGCCTATTATGTTAGCAGTACCGCTCGTATTTTATAAAAAAGACAGCGATATTATGAAGCTTATCGATTTACTCAAAAAACATTATGGTGCTGATAAAAGTCCATCATCATTTAAGCTGACAAGGATTTGGAGGACACCATCTCTAAAACAATGA
- a CDS encoding Tn3 family transposase produces MKENPTDEQVDPHLFEFFVYQKMYRRLDKGLLCCNESVSYCDIDHDLIDDALVDDVEKIAHEFGYPNIPIYCSEHLDEVLNVLDNTWDRATKRISLGENPGFLIKETKSGEQEWSLGYDSLDKLDDAFFKTLTQVEIPDITMHIGNHVDMWRAFTHMKTRYHKKRKPVPLVVNACVLSDAFGIGEEKMADMSDLSHNLLRSTHEDFIRVDTLCPANDIASNLLHSLPIFKQWNLMDLQLLADADGQKLPTSESTIQSRYSKKFLGKEPGLSVYTLIANFVAVNAKNIGPNEYEGHCLYDVIFGNKTDIDIDMVTGDNHSLNQLNFVILDSIDIEYVPSIKNVKEATNDLFSVKSVDNYTGIIRPSGIIDKSLIQAEERGILRVLLSLLLQENTQSIIVKKINSSARYGRLKKALFEYNKSILSESPGKCLPLSPD; encoded by the coding sequence TTGAAAGAAAATCCAACTGATGAACAGGTAGATCCCCATTTATTTGAATTTTTTGTCTATCAAAAAATGTATCGTCGTTTAGATAAAGGACTGCTCTGTTGCAATGAAAGTGTCTCTTATTGTGACATAGACCATGATTTAATTGATGATGCGTTAGTGGATGATGTAGAAAAAATAGCCCATGAATTTGGTTATCCAAATATTCCAATCTATTGCAGTGAGCACTTAGATGAAGTGCTTAACGTACTGGATAACACGTGGGATAGGGCAACAAAACGCATTAGTCTTGGCGAAAATCCTGGATTTCTGATAAAAGAAACTAAATCTGGTGAGCAAGAGTGGAGTCTAGGCTACGATAGCCTGGATAAGCTAGATGATGCTTTTTTTAAGACCCTCACACAAGTAGAAATCCCTGATATTACTATGCATATTGGTAATCACGTTGATATGTGGCGTGCATTTACCCACATGAAAACCCGTTATCATAAAAAAAGAAAGCCTGTTCCTTTGGTTGTTAATGCGTGCGTACTGTCCGATGCCTTTGGTATTGGTGAGGAAAAAATGGCTGATATGTCAGATCTTAGCCATAATCTTTTGCGATCAACTCATGAAGATTTCATTCGTGTGGATACCTTATGCCCTGCGAATGATATAGCAAGCAATCTACTCCATTCATTGCCTATTTTTAAACAATGGAATTTAATGGATTTACAATTATTAGCTGATGCAGACGGACAAAAGCTTCCAACTAGTGAAAGTACAATTCAGTCAAGATATTCAAAAAAATTTCTTGGCAAAGAACCAGGGCTTTCTGTGTACACATTAATTGCTAATTTTGTTGCTGTGAATGCCAAGAATATTGGGCCTAATGAGTATGAAGGACACTGTCTCTATGATGTAATCTTTGGCAATAAGACAGACATTGATATTGACATGGTGACTGGAGACAACCACTCTTTAAATCAACTCAATTTTGTTATACTGGATTCAATAGATATTGAATATGTTCCAAGTATAAAAAATGTTAAAGAAGCGACAAATGACTTGTTTTCGGTTAAATCAGTTGATAACTACACTGGAATTATTCGTCCTAGTGGGATCATTGATAAAAGCCTGATTCAAGCTGAGGAAAGAGGGATATTACGGGTTTTACTCTCCTTACTTCTGCAGGAAAATACTCAGAGCATCATCGTTAAAAAAATAAATTCTTCTGCTCGGTATGGAAGATTAAAAAAAGCACTTTTTGAGTACAATAAAAGTATCCTGTCAGAATCGCCGGGTAAGTGTCTGCCACTGAGCCCGGACTAA
- a CDS encoding IS66 family transposase: protein MMKRQEIKQVLDELTKDIDSLADKKAVTIIKVLVNLVEMLAEENALLREENQVLRDEINRLKGEQGKPNIRGQSKGSNGDNTGNSNHSSEGDRNKRGKGNNKNTGKDKKNVRIDRRVTIALDKATLPDDAKFKGFEIRIIQDLKIITDNVEFKLETYYSPSLKKTFIAPIPGEYKGSEFGPGVKALVITLYRDAGMTESAIERFLKTCGIQISHGKIASMLTEGNDIFHQEKEDIVDAGSNAGLYQQMDDTGSRVNGKNHYTHVLCNDFFTAYFTRRKKDRLTLLELLCRDQLKFMFNQEAYELMDEFGLAKKWLDQIKPMLHAQPLTRESIDSLMGTLFPNPKKHSTNRRIILESAALAYYQHSKYFIHYLMTDDAPQFNKLALHHALCWIHEGRHYKKLTPFSDMNQNILAVFLEQLWDFYHALLTYKTAPSQSMAQQLSMQFDTLFATTTGYDVLDQRIAKTRAKKQALLLVLDHPFLPLHNNASELGTRFQARIRDINLQTVSQNGTKSKDTFATIVQTARKLKVNVYQYIYDRVTKKFEMPSLAELILLKVRQVPCTT, encoded by the coding sequence ATGATGAAACGCCAAGAAATCAAACAAGTTTTAGATGAGTTAACAAAAGATATCGATAGTCTTGCCGACAAAAAGGCCGTGACTATCATTAAGGTATTGGTTAATTTGGTCGAAATGCTTGCCGAAGAAAATGCTTTGCTCAGAGAGGAAAACCAAGTATTACGTGATGAGATAAACCGCCTTAAGGGTGAACAGGGCAAACCTAATATTCGCGGTCAATCCAAAGGTAGCAATGGCGATAATACAGGCAATTCCAATCATTCATCTGAAGGAGATCGCAATAAACGTGGTAAAGGGAACAATAAAAACACAGGCAAAGACAAAAAAAACGTACGTATTGATAGACGTGTTACGATTGCTCTGGACAAAGCAACGCTGCCAGATGACGCCAAGTTCAAGGGTTTTGAGATTCGAATCATCCAGGATCTAAAAATCATCACGGATAATGTTGAATTCAAGCTGGAAACGTATTACTCACCATCTTTGAAAAAAACCTTTATTGCGCCGATTCCTGGCGAATATAAGGGCAGTGAATTTGGTCCTGGGGTTAAAGCGCTGGTCATCACATTATACCGTGATGCAGGGATGACGGAGAGCGCCATTGAGCGCTTTTTAAAAACATGTGGTATTCAAATATCACATGGTAAAATTGCTTCCATGCTGACAGAAGGCAATGATATTTTTCATCAGGAAAAAGAAGATATTGTCGATGCCGGTAGCAACGCAGGCTTGTACCAGCAGATGGATGACACAGGCAGTCGTGTTAACGGCAAAAATCACTACACCCATGTTTTATGTAATGACTTTTTTACAGCATACTTCACTCGTCGTAAAAAAGATCGCTTGACCTTATTGGAGTTGCTGTGTCGAGACCAATTAAAGTTTATGTTTAATCAGGAGGCTTATGAGTTAATGGATGAGTTTGGTCTCGCAAAAAAATGGTTGGATCAAATTAAACCAATGCTGCATGCACAACCCCTCACACGTGAATCAATCGATAGTTTGATGGGAACACTTTTTCCAAATCCAAAAAAACACAGCACGAATCGACGCATAATTCTTGAGTCAGCAGCTCTTGCCTATTATCAGCACTCGAAATACTTCATCCATTATTTAATGACAGATGATGCGCCTCAGTTTAATAAATTGGCCCTACATCATGCGCTGTGCTGGATCCATGAAGGTCGTCATTATAAAAAACTCACTCCATTCTCAGATATGAATCAGAATATATTGGCTGTATTTCTTGAGCAATTATGGGATTTCTACCATGCATTATTGACTTACAAGACGGCTCCATCTCAATCAATGGCCCAACAACTATCAATGCAATTTGATACTTTGTTCGCAACCACGACAGGCTATGATGTTTTAGATCAACGCATTGCAAAGACACGTGCTAAAAAACAAGCGTTATTATTGGTGTTAGACCATCCATTTCTGCCATTGCACAACAATGCCTCTGAATTAGGGACACGGTTTCAAGCAAGGATACGCGACATCAATCTCCAAACGGTCTCCCAAAATGGCACCAAATCAAAGGATACGTTTGCCACGATTGTACAGACGGCCAGAAAACTGAAAGTTAACGTTTATCAGTATATTTACGATAGGGTGACTAAAAAATTTGAAATGCCATCATTGGCTGAATTAATCTTACTTAAAGTGCGGCAGGTTCCATGCACCACATAA
- a CDS encoding Tn3 family transposase, which translates to MALRKAIRAARNRTEAYHQLQGLIRKVYRGVFKGKKIVNNRVSAHAVRLVANCIIAYNGIILNTIYEKMLKEGVSQDIIDEFIRISPIAWAHIAFTGKYSFKKSNGDINIAAMVEELEKHLKQHFWKVT; encoded by the coding sequence ATGGCGCTTAGGAAGGCCATACGTGCGGCAAGAAATCGGACAGAGGCTTATCACCAATTGCAAGGTCTCATTAGGAAAGTTTATCGTGGGGTCTTTAAGGGAAAGAAAATTGTTAACAATCGAGTCAGCGCACATGCAGTAAGACTTGTTGCAAACTGCATCATTGCCTACAACGGTATTATTTTGAATACTATTTATGAAAAAATGCTTAAAGAAGGGGTTAGCCAAGACATTATTGATGAGTTTATTAGAATATCACCTATTGCTTGGGCGCATATTGCCTTTACCGGAAAGTACAGTTTTAAAAAAAGTAATGGTGATATTAATATTGCAGCAATGGTTGAGGAACTGGAAAAACATTTAAAACAGCATTTTTGGAAAGTTACTTAA